Proteins encoded by one window of Pelmatolapia mariae isolate MD_Pm_ZW linkage group LG14, Pm_UMD_F_2, whole genome shotgun sequence:
- the LOC134641375 gene encoding A disintegrin and metalloproteinase with thrombospondin motifs 8-like: MCATACLLFSLLCVVNAALASSFESEDVVPVRINARTSGRFWKRSEEQPRFVLSAFGKDFTLNLVPDTSFIAPSFTIQRVKARDVGTLRSAPGARAVPQKLMNRSEESEGHLRSCFYSGNVDQDQNSLVAVSLCSGIFGSFVTEGKEYLIEPKLHGGPGSASAEEPHVIRRRTFNESNGVSLPFDHAAVEQHNGERFTHGDGDARREPRRRRFVSAPRFIETLVVADSTMTHFYGDEIKHYILTLMSMAAQLYKHPSIKNSVNMVVVEMLVVEDEEIGPEVSSNGGVALRNFCSWQQRFNPPSQRHPEHYDTAMLFTREDICGQKSCDTLGVADVGTMCDPKRSCSVIEDNGLQAAFTAAHELGHVLSMPHDDSKTCERLFGDLGGHHLMAPLFVSLNKTMPWSPCSALYVTEFFDNGHGDCLLDVPESAMPLPKGLPGSKYSVDQQCQQIFGEEFVHCPNTSDSDICSQLWCQEEGTLQCSTKNGSLPWADGTPCSANGTCLHGVCVPVYEAMKPLMVVDGGWSSWGPWQQCSRTCGGGVEFSYRECTNPVPQNGGKYCEGQRVQYQSCNIQPCDNNEGKSFREEQCEKYNSPNYLDHNGNVKQWIPKYAGVSPRDRCKLFCRARGSSEFKVFESKVIDGTPCGPDTTSVCVQGQCVKAGCDQVIGSNKRVDKCGVCGGSGLTCRKITGSWNKATYGYSDIVTVPTGATNIDIKQRSHRGIKHDGYYLAVKRESGGYILNGNFSVSTVEQDIPVLGAVLKYSGSSTTLERIQSFRQLKEAITIQLLATAGDGSPPKVKYTFFIPKDVTLNKPKEKKGSSLSLHMIHPFGVPEWVLGEWSPCSKTCGSGWSRRNVECMDDEGFLSSQCDKDLKPIDIRPCADLPCPIWQMGPWSACSRTCGQGERHRSVFCIDYTGKTVEAEQCDPRKIPEPVSGECFNQDCL, encoded by the exons ATGTGTGCCACTGCGTGTTTGCTCTTTTCGCTCCTGTGCGTAGTCAACGCGGCACTTGCCTCTTCGTTTGAATCAGAGGATGTTGTACCTGTTCGGATAAACGCAAGAACCAGCGGGCGCTTCTGGAAGAGAAGCGAGGAGCAGCCGAGGTTTGTCCTCAGTGCGTTTGGCAAAGACTTTACTCTAAACCTCGTCCCGGACACCAGCTTCATCGCGCCTTCCTTCACCATCCAGCGCGTCAAAGCCAGAGACGTTGGAACTTTACGCAGCGCTCCAGGTGCCCGAGCCGTCCCTCAGAAGCTTATGAACAGGTCAGAGGAGAGCGAGGGCCACCTGAGGAGCTGCTTTTACTCCGGGAACGTGGATCAAGATCAGAACTCGCTCGTGGCTGTCAGTCTGTGCTCGGGCATCTTTGGTTCCTTTGTAACGGAGGGCAAAGAGTATTTGATTGAGCCCAAACTCCACGGCGGCCCCGGGTCAGCCTCTGCCGAGGAGCCGCACGTCATCAGGAGGAGAACATTCAACGAGAGCAACGGTGTTTCCCTCCCGTTTGATCACGCGGCCGTGGAGCAGCACAATGGGGAAAGGTTTACGCACGGCGACGGTGACGCAAGGAGGGAACCACGCCGGAGACGCTTTGTCTCCGCGCCACGGTTCATAGAGACCCTGGTGGTAGCAGACTCAACCATGACCCACTTCTATGGAGATGAAATAAAG CACTACATCCTCACCCTCATGTCCATGGCCGCCCAGCTTTATAAGCACCCCAGCATAAAGAACTCTGTGaacatggtggtggtggagATGCTGGTGGTGGAAGACGAGGAAATTGGACCGGAGGTCTCCAGCAATGGAGGTGTGGCTCTGAGGAACTTCTGCTCCTGGCAGCAGCGCTTCAATCCACCAAGCCAGAGGCATCCCGAGCACTACGACACTGCCATGCTGTTCACTAGAGAG gacATCTGCGGTCAGAAGAGCTGCGACACGCTGGGCGTGGCCGATGTCGGGACGATGTGCGATCCCAAGAGAAGCTGCTCGGTTATCGAGGACAACGGCCTGCAAGCTGCCTTCACAGCTGCACACGAGCTCG GTCATGTGTTGAGCATGCCTCATGATGACTCCAAGACGTGTGAGAGACTCTTTGGGGATCTGGGAGGTCATCACCTGATGGCACCTCTGTTCGTCAGCCTCAACAAAACCATGCCTTGGTCGCCCTGCAGCGCGCTCTACGTTACCGAATTCTTTGACAACGGGCACG GGGACTGCCTGCTTGATGTCCCAGAGAGCGCCATGCCTCTACCAAAGGGGCTGCCAGGCTCCAAGTACAGCGTGGACCAGCAGTGCCAGCAGATCTTTGGAGAGGAGTTCGTCCACTGCCCCAACACCTCCGACAGCGATATCTGCAGCCAGCTGTGGTGTCAGGAGGAGGGGACGCTGCAATGCTCTACCAAGAACGGGAGCCTGCCCTGGGCTGATGGCACCCCCTGCAGTGCCAATGGAACCTGCCTGCATGGCGTCTGCGTGCCAGTCTATGAGGCGATGAAGCCACTG ATGGTTGTGGATGGCGGCTGGAGCTCGTGGGGACCGTGGCAGCAGTGCTCTAGGACGTGTGGAGGTGGGGTGGAGTTCTCCTACAGGGAGTGCACTAACCCAGTGCCTCAGAATGGAGGGAAGTACTGTGAAGGACAGAGGGTCCAGTACCAGTCCTGCAACATACAGCCATGTGACAACAATGAAG GTAAAAGTTTCAGGGAGGAGCAGTGTGAGAAGTACAACAGCCCCAACTACCTGGACCACAACGGGAACGTGAAACAGTGGATACCAAAGTACGCTGGTGTTTCTCCCAGAGACAGGTGCAAGCTGTTCTGCAGGGCCCGGGGCAGCAGTGAATTCAAGGTGTTCGAATCCAAG GTGATTGACGGGACCCCCTGTGGCCCTGACACcacatctgtgtgtgtccaAGGACAGTGTGTGAAGGCAGGCTGCGACCAGGTGATAGGATCCAACAAGAGAGTGGACAAGTGTGGAGTGTGTGGAGGAAGTGGGCTCACCTGTAGAAAGATCACAGGCTCGTGGAACAAAGCAAC CTATGGATACAGTGACATTGTCACAGTTCCCACTGGCGCTACTAACATTGACATCAAGCAGCGGAGCCACCGAGGAATCAAGCATGATGGCTACTACCTGGctgtaaagagagagagtggcGGTTACATCCTTAATGGTAACTTCTCCGTGTCCACGGTTGAGCAGGACATTCCGGTGCTGGGCGCAGTGCTGAAGTACAGCGGCTCTTCCACGACGCTAGAGAGGATCCAGAGCTTCAGGCAGCTCAAGGAGGCCATCACCATCCAGCTCCTCGCCACTGCAGGAGATGGTAGCCCTCCCAAGGTCAAATATACTTTTTTCATCCCTAAAGATGTGACTTTGAACAAACCCAAGGAGAAGAAGGGCTCGTCCCTGTCTTTGCATATGATTCATCCGTTTGGCGTGCCTGAATGGGTGCTGGGCGAGTGGTCTCCGTGCTCCAAGACCTGTGGATCTGGGTGGTCCAGGAGAAATGTTGAATGCATGGACGACGAAGGCTTCCTCTCCAGTCAGTGTGACAAAGACCTAAAGCCCATAGACATCAGGCCCTGTGCAGATCTGCCCTGTCCCATATGGCAGATGGGACCTTGGTCTGCCTGCTCACGAACTTGTGGTCAGGGGGAGCGCCACCGCAGCGTTTTCTGCATAGACTACACTGGGAAGACTGTTGAAGCAGAACAGTGCGATCCAAGAAAGATTCCAGAGCCGGTGTCTGGGGAATGTTTCAACCAGGACTGCTTGTGA
- the LOC134641563 gene encoding A disintegrin and metalloproteinase with thrombospondin motifs 15-like encodes MNEDEIVFRLRAFREDFYLHLSPDSSFIAAGSVSAPDTFAGSEFRECFYSGDVNADPDSFAALSLCKGLQGGFFYNGVEYFISQTETEDAGAASVRGNSFDRTHIIRRRRRAAHSAGNFTSRCGVPPDTNFTVSLERYKYMRELETDGLTETVLNSLGRSKRFAAVPRFVEVLVVADESMAKFHGDGLKHYVLTLMSVAARLYKHPSILNSINIVVVGFMVINDDDKGPKVSSNAALTLRNFCSWQKKLNKHSDKHPEYWDTAILFTKQDLCGATTCDTLGMADVGTMCDPKRSCSVIEDDGLPSAFTTAHELGHVFNMPHDNVKACEEVFGKLKDNHMMSPTLIQIDRSRPWSVCSAAIVTEFLDRGHGDCLLDQPQKQLTLPDNLPGSSYSLHRQCELAFGPGSKPCPYMQPCSKLWCTGKARGQLVCQTRHFPWADGTSCGNGKVCYQGACSVKNSTEHIKVDGRWGKWGSFGDCSRSCGGGVQLARRECNNPVPENGGKYCYGLRVKYRSCNLSPCPDTDKSFREEQCEAFNGLNLNTNRLGSSVVWVPKYSGISPKDKCKLICRANGTGYFYVLAPKVVDGTPCSPDTTSVCVQGKCIKAGCDGKLDSNRKFDKCGVCGGDNQGCKKVSGLFTKPVHGYNFVVMLPVGASNIDIRQRGYRGMVSDENYLAVKNRHGKYLLNGNYVVSAVERDLLVKGSLLRYSGTSTSVEILQATRPLEEPLTVEVLSVGKMTPPRVRYSFYIAKESKEEKTLWKEEKSHKSQNSVLADNNKIESKKQVMGKRPVSHWVTGGWDSCTVTCGSGLQKRLVQCQSVDGRPAVDCDGADRPASVRACGDPCPMWDVGTWSHCSKSCGRGFKRRLVRCITENGLNLPREHCSGKRKPQELDLCNLKQC; translated from the exons ATGAATGAAGATGAGATCGTGTTTAGACTTCGTGCATTCAGAGAGGATTTTTACCTCCATCTGTCTCCAGATTCGAGTTTCATTGCAGCTGGGAGTGTTTCAGCACCCGACACCTTTGCAGGCTCTGAATTCAGGGAATGCTTCTACTCCGGCGATGTCAACGCAGACCCCGACTCCTTTGCCGCGCTGAGCCTGTGCAAAGGCCTGCAGGGGGGATTCTTCTATAACGGCGTGGAATATTTTATTAGCCAGACCGAGACTGAAGACGCAGGGGCCGCTTCTGTGCGTGGAAACTCCTTCGACAGGACGCATATCATTCGCCGCCGCAGACGCGCAGCGCACTCAGCTGGAAACTTCACCAGCAGGTGTGGAGTTCCACCTGACACCAACTTCACCGTCTCCCTGGAGAGATACAAGTACATGAGAGAACTGGAGACGGACGGCTTAACCGAGACTGTGCTCAATTCCTTGGGGAGGTCTAAAAGGTTCGCCGCCGTCCCCAGGTTTGTGGAGGTGCTGGTTGTGGCAGATGAATCTATGGCTAAATTTCACGGGGATGGCCTAAAGCATTACGTTCTGACCCTCATGTCAGTAGCAGCCAGGCTTTACAAGCACCCCAGCATCCTCAACTCCATAAACATAGTGGTGGTGGGCTTCATGGTGATAAACGACGACGACAAGGGACCGAAGGTTTCCAGTAATGCTGCTCTGACTCTGCGCAACTTCTGCTCCTGGCAGAAGAAGTTaaataaacacagtgacaaGCACCCCGAGTACTGGGACACAGCCATTCTGTTCACTAAACAG GATCTTTGTGGAGCCACAACCTGCGATACGCTGGGGATGGCTGATGTTGGGACCATGTGCGACCCGAAGAGGAGCTGCTCCGTCATCGAGGATGACGGCTTACCCTCTGCTTTCACAACTGCTCATGAACTTG GCCACGTTTTCAACATGCCCCACGACAATGTGAAGGCATGTGAGGAGGTATTTGGGAAACTAAAGGACAACCACATGATGTCTCCCACGCTGATTCAGATAGACAGGAGCCGACCCTGGTCTGTGTGCAGTGCAGCCATCGTTACCGAGTTCCTGGACAGAGGTCACG GAGACTGTCTGCTGGACCAGCCTCAGAAGCAGCTGACACTGCCAGACAACCTGCCCGGCTCCAGCTACAGCCTGCACCGTCAGTGCGAGCTTGCATTTGGCCCCGGCTCCAAACCCTGCCCTTACATGCAGCCCTGCTCCAAGCTGTGGTGCACGGGAAAGGCCCGAGGACAGCTGGTCTGCCAAACTCGACATTTCCCCTGGGCCGATGGCACAAGCTGTGGCAACGGCAAGGTTTGCTACCAGGGGGCTTGCTCTGTGAAGAACAGCACTGAGCACATCAAG GTCGATGGTCGGTGGGGTAAGTGGGGTTCATTTGGTGACTGTTCCAGAAGTTGTGGAGGGGGAGTTCAGCTGGCCAGAAGAGAGTGCAACAACCCTGTCCCTGAAAACGGAGGCAAATACTGCTACGGCCTTCGTGTCAAGTACCGTTCCTGTAACCTCAGCCCTTGTCCTGACACAG ATAAAAGCTTCCGCGAGGAGCAATGCGAGGCCTTCAACGGCCTAAACCTGAACACCAATCGGCTGGGCTCGTCTGTGGTTTGGGTTCCCAAATATTCAGGCATCTCTCCCAAGGACAAATGCAAGCTCATCTGCCGTGCCAATGGGACCGGATACTTCTACGTCCTTGCTCCAAAG GTTGTGGATGGGACACCATGTTCCCCGGACACTACGTCTGTGTGCGTTCAGGGAAAATGCATCAAGGCAGGCTGTGACGGCAAGCTGGACTCTAACAGGAAGTTTGATAAGTGTGGTGTATGTGGTGGGGACAACCAAGGCTGCAAGAAGGTCTCAGGATTGTTCACCAAGCCAGT CCATGGCTACAACTTTGTGGTGATGCTGCCCGTTGGGGCGTCCAACATTGACATCCGTCAACGGGGCTACCGAGGAATGGTCAGCGATGAAAACTACTTAGCCGTGAAGAACCGCCACGGCAAGTACCTCCTGAACGGCAACTACGTGGTGTCAGCTGTTGAGCGTGACCTGCTGGTGAAGGGCAGCCTGCTGCGCTACAGCGGTACCTCCACATCTGTGGAGATCCTTCAGGCCACCAGACCCCTGGAGGAGCCTCTGACTGTGGAGGTGCTCTCTGTAGGGAAGATGACTCCTCCCAGAGTACGCTACTCCTTCTACATCGCTAAGGAGAGCAAGGAGGAGAAGACTCtgtggaaagaagaaaaaagtcatAAATCACAGAACAGCGTCTTGGCTGATAACAACAAAATTGAGTCTAAGAAGCAGGTGATGGGGAAGAGACCCGTGAGTCACTGGGTGACAGGTGGATGGGATTCGTGCACAGTGACTTGTGGGAGTGGTCTGCAGAAGAGGCTGGTACAGTGCCAGAGTGTGGATGGACGTCCTGCTGTGGACTGTGATGGTGCTGACCGGCCCGCGTCAGTAAGAGCATGCGGGGATCCGTGTCCCATGTGGGATGTTGGGACTTGGTCTCACTGCTCCAAGTCATGTGGGAGGGGCTTTAAAAGGCGGCTGGTGCGCTGTATTACCGAGAACGGCCTGAATCTGCCCAGAGAGCACTGCTCTGGGAAAAGGAAGCCTCAGGAGCTGGACCTGTGCAATCTGAAGCAATGCTAG